ACATTTTATACAAAACAGATCAATCTGTATTTCTTTGACTCTTTCCTTAAAAATATCATTGTGATGCTTGTGTCTCTTGGACAAAAGAAGCCACCATAATACTAGTTAGAGTTAACACAATTTTGAAACCTTAAAGTAGcacaaaaacagtgaaaagGAGATATGTAGGTTTTTATGGGCAACTGTTCCTTAATAGGTCAAATGAGTTTAAAGTGACAGGTTGCAGTTAAACCTTAAACCACCTGCTTTCTGAGGAAGAATAACACCTGATtgcatttttgctttcaagcattTCTGCGTCTGTTTGGAGGAAATTCTTAGAATTTTGTCAGATTttctcaagttaaaaaaagtggCCTGTTAATCGAGTCACAAATGGACgacaaaaatgtcataattactaaaaatacagcaaaccaACCAACGACTTTCCTTATTCCCCGTCTGGACATGGTGTTGTGTGTACattgtgcacgtgtgtgtttgtttggcaGACATTTGGTTGACAGAAAACAGCAGACGGGACCGGGGATGAGACTTCCAGGGTCTGAGTGTTCAGACTCCAGTGAGCGGTTGTGTTGTGGCAACAGACAGTCATCTCCTCGCAGGTGGAGAGTGGCGCTCTGACCGCCGTTGCCATCCGGACCAAGGCGGAGAtcaacagtctgaaagaaagacaGTGGAAGAAGGCGGAACTTTAAAGGCCATCCATTAACAAGCAGTAAAGTGGAGTTCATCATTTCCAGTCTGATGTAAGTGTTCACACTCTGAGTGCTAAAGATGATGAACCAGTTCTGTCAAGATTACAACTTCACTTAAGCATACTGCTCTTGTTTATTCTGGAGCTCCTGCTGGCAGCTTGGGTAAATATCACATGATGCTCCATATCGTTCTGGAAGGATTTTCAGATTGGCCATTGTTGCACATGTCAATATTGTGTGCCTTTGACTCAGATTTATCAGGTTTATTTCCCCTCTTTATGAGCCACCTGAAGAACACAGAGTGCTCTACTTCTGATTGTGTCAACTAAACTCAATCAGATGCAGCAACAAGTAAACTGCCAGGaaaaaaagtgctaaaaatAGTACCTTACTTCACAGAAAATCAGACTATATCAAAGTTTGAATGGTTGAGTAGGTCTCAGTACTCATcagatttttgttctttttgtaaaaacagtctttCTTTTAAggaatttttataaataatacaGCAGTTAAAAGAATTTGGGGGCTATTTGTACTAAAACAAAAGGTAGTGTCAGCAATAAAGTTTAATTAAGGCATTTTACGGCTGCACTTAACTGAAAGTGGGGAAAACACTAAGCCTGAATTAATAGCCATTTGACCACAGAGTGGCCTTTATTACATCAAACTGACACCAACCACTTATGGTAGATCAGAAATAAGTTGACAAGCACTTCTGAAAGGAATATAACTTTTtcaaagtgtgtgttttttaagtgaCAATGACGTTCCTCTTCTCTGCAGAATCTAAACAATTCAGggcttggatgtaaatatgtttgGATCAAGTCCCCTGTGCCAAAACACCTAAAGCTAGACTGATATTGcatttcttttgctttgatgGTTATAAATCAGCTTGTGCACTCAACAAGTGTCCCTTGTGCATAAAATTCTACAGCATAATACTTCCACCACCCTGCTACACATAATGTAATATCACATGACCACTAAACAAGGCACACAAAAATCAATACCCAGGTTTTTACAAATGTTCATATATAAAACTTCACACATGTCAGTGGCCATAGTGGTGGAGAGCAGCTTTCTCAGGGGGAGTTCCCTTAAGACTTTGAGGATATTGATCAAACGCTGTGAAATCGTATCACTTTTGActttttcctgctgtttttaGATCAGAATTAGTCTTGATGTATTTAGGAAAGatgctatatatatatcttatgATCAGATACCAGAGGATTTCTGCACTTCTTGCAAGATTGACAAGTTTTTGgctagaattttaaaataattcattttaatcagaGTCTAATGATAAAAGACTGATCAGGTGTAGTTAGAAAAAAGAAGCTAAAGCAAAAACCATTCAGCCTTTGGCTTGCTTTAAATACGCATAAAATCACTgatcctgcagctgcagtggTGCAAGCACTCAATCTatgctttttgaaatattattttttaaggtctGAATTATAGCCTAAAAGTTGAATGTGGTTCATTTGAATGGGAGCAAATTAGGCTGATTGCATCTAGATGTGACAGTGAGTTTACTAGATTATTTCAGTCTAAGTGAATCGACTATTATTTAAATTTACAGCAATTTATCAAAAACTGCAGAGCAAGTTGTGGTTCTATTTATTAGACATTTGGAGccttttttaggttttaggcATTAGTACAAGAACTGGGTATTACTGTCAAAATACTGATTCTATTTCAGTTTGCAAAATTAGGATTTGATATacaatttaacacattttaatttaatagttattgtatttttcaattttttgcctaaaaagttACAAGAGATTGATTGCTTAAGTACAAACATGGATTTATATGAGTAAATATTGTCTTTTTCTGCAATAAGTGCAGCCACCAACCTCACCGTCAGCTTTCATGCTCCCACCTGAAACGGAAAACTGCTATTCCATATACGTGGAAGCAAACGATTGTCATCCTTAAACATGAACCGCTCATAAAGTGTCATCTGTGCATCGCAAGTGAAACCTCAACCCTGCAGCCAACAGCGCACCCACGCATCAACATAAACACCTGGCCTCGGTTCCATCCCCTCATCCTCTATTCATGTGAAATGGCTCATTACCAGCAGACAAATCAATTGGCTTCACTCTCTCAACACCCACTTGTGAAAATAAGAGACTCTACAGACAGCCCAAAGACTGGAAACAGTGCTGCCCACCAGCTCGCAGTCGCGCTCCACATCAGCTCAAGATGAAAGGAGAAGTGACTAAGACTCAGACAGGAGGTTTGTCTGCAGACTATGTGCATCAGAATTTGTATTCACTTAGACAAACATTACCAGGAGACTTGTAGTTTGTTCTTTtaggaaacataaaaaatgtttcatctcCTCTGGCATTGCCATTTCGTACATTTATCTTTATCCACTTAGCTTTCTATTATTTCAAAGCTGAAAACATACAATTTATACAAAACTTTATGCAGCAAAACTCTGACAAGTGTGATGATGAAGCATTTAAATGAGCTAAAGttgttatttctgttttttaatacCTTTTCAGAGCCAGATTTTCCTTCAATGTACTGCTCTTCCTGATTTTCTAAAGGACTTTTCAAccatttatgtaaaaattagctattttttaaaaacttttttaatccaGACTTACTAGTTTACCatcttcaaaaaatgtaaagacaaaTTCTgccaagatttttattttgcaaacacTGCACAACTCTGAATCCCTGCATTGCTTGCCTCTTTGTGTTTGAATCCTCAttaactttaaagacccactccaatgaaaatgctgtttttgatgtttttcacgtgctcttgctgcatttttctcatgatgaaggacatatataaagaaaattaggctaaaAATTGCCTTTCTGGGTATGTcttgattcaaattgttgtgaattgtgagcagacaaaaaaaatgacggTTAAAAAAACGTAGCTGTTACGTATGTGctacaatattgctcgccattctTGTTGCatcactaatgttagcttggggttgtgagggactgtaagctagtgggggaCAGTGCAAAGGGATGACGGGAAATGAAGACTTACTCTGGCTTACACTGCTCCAacagtcccactcacaactcaAAGGGGGAATTTCTGAggaagtcctgctgctctgcagaaactatgtcctagaaaatggcacaggtgttttgattttggctaaaaatcccAAAATGGCTCAGACATAATCCCTGTGAGAACGCTCAAATACAGAGAAAAGACTATAAATACTGAGGGGCACCTGTTGAAAGGTTTggctgctgttaaaaaaaattgtgactaTCCAAAGATTTAGAAGTTATCATGTACTTTGATACATAGTGTAATTtgttaaatattaatttattttccagTTATTACAGTTAAAGAATTTTGTACAGGAGTAGCACAACTTACTTATaggtttgacatttttgtttgactttttgctcatttttttaaagaatttctcaaatgaaattttaaaaaaaaagcttgttctcttcttgtttgtgtcttttaaaaactaaatgtatAGTTTAACAGGATATGTACAAAGTTTAACAGCCAGATTATCAAGTTACTCCATCATAAGGACTCTCATTTTTAAGGCTGGTTGATAAACCTGCAGCACTCACCTTGACCATCTTTTCTGTTGTTCTGGCTTGCTCTTAGTTCCTCTGACTTATAGAAATCAATGCTGGCATAAGTGTTCAGGCCAGAGCCAGCACTGCTACCCATAGCACCTCCGCCCATATTGTAGACTGGAGAGGAGCACTCCACTCCAGCTTGAGGGCTCTCCTTCATGACCAAGTCAAGGTCAATATAGTTAAGGCCTTGTTCTGCAGATGAGGTGGAGGCTTGTGGCGGGGGTGTTGCAGACTGCCCATTCTCCCACAGCGAGCAGTCCAAACCTTGCCGATGACCTACTGGCTGACTGCCCTCTGGGAAGAGGGAGGTAGAGGAGGGTGGGTGATGTATTATAGAGGAGGTCGACTTGAATGTCTCAGAGGGGTGTCCTTGCTGGTCATCTCGGACCAGTCTGCTACTCCGGTCAGGAGACTGGAAAGACTTGACAGGGGAAAACCCCAAACTAGTCTCTGGTTCCATCTTTAAGGACTGATTTGGGAGGATGGCAGGTCCTATGGAGATGCTGGGGTCTGCACATTTACTGTCCATAAAGTGGGTAGGAACATCTGTTGGCATTTTTGTTCTGAATCTGGCACTGGCTTTTGCTGCCAGAGGAGAAGGCGTGCTGTGTTCATGTCTAGCCTGGGGGGCGACGGTTGGTGGGCTGCCCTGATGGGTGCTACATGTGGATCTAATACAAGTTTGGGGTAATGAGGGTTTCCTCAAATCCATGCTGACGTATTCGGGAGAGGTGGATATTGGGGCGGAGAAGCTGCGGGGAAGGTTGGCGGGGCAGAACAGTGGTTTGTTCACGGGTCGCAGAGTTGCATGGATAACAGGTTCTCCGTGCTGAGATCCTGCACATCGTCCTGCATCTGATTTACTGTCTTCCTTGAAGACAATGCTGACATACTCACCAACGGCCTGAGACGCTGATGGCAGTAGATTCTCCTTGACCCTGGGAAGGGTGTTGGCTTTCGTTATGTCCAAGGAAATACTGAGGGGTCGCCCCTTCCTTTGTTGCTTAGGGCTCTTACTACTTGATCCTCGTTTTTGGTGATGACGACCTTCTTTTGTTGATGTCCCCGCACTCTTGTATTCTGCTCCGGCTCTTATAAGACTTAACCCCCGCCCTGCAGATATTGACCTGTCTTCAAGGCTTTCACTGCtggcagagctggaggagaaagATGAGGACGACATGGAGAGCTGGCAGCCCCCCGCAGAACCCactgaagttttgtttttcttgctgtACCCCGCCCCACCTCCCACTCCAATGTTTTCATGTCCACTGACGTCTTGTTTTCCTTCTGCTGTGCTTAGGTCATCCTCAAAGCGGGTATAAAGAGCATGCTGGTAAGCTCGAGGCAACGAAAAATAGGAATTAAGCATTTTTGGTTGCAGCTGGTGCTGCTCGGGGTGGGAGGGTGGTGTGCTGCAGGCGGAGCGGCTGCTCAGAGGGGAGACATTTATGTAGTCGCCAACATTTCGGCTCTCAATACTGGCTCTGCAATCCCACATCCCCAGTCTGTACAGGTCtgtggagctgctgctgttagGAGACATGACCATATAGCCCTCTGAGCTAGGCTGGTGGATGTGCTGAGGTGGAGACACGCTACTGTTGGGTGTCATGGCCATATACTCGTCATCTGCTCCAGGTTTAGCACTGGAATCAGACACACCTATTGAGAGGGAGAGCAAAACAGGAGGAGATGTCACTCCAGGCAACATTGACATGTATCCACTATCGACTAGTCCTGTGTCCACTCCGCTCCTGCTTTTTCCTGCCCTTTTTCCACCCCCCCTTCCAGCATCAAGCTGCCCTCCTCTACCCGCTAAGCTTCCTGAGCCCTGGTGTAAACCACCTTGCTCTCTATGAGTATTCTGTGACATGATGGCATATTCTTCATCGTCCTCATCGTCCTCTTCTTTTCTATGTGGGGTGAGGCGCTCGTGGGAAGCCATGGGCAGGGAAGCCCTCTTGCTCAGCAGCCTGCGTTCCGCTTCAGATTCTCGGCTGGATGACCGCCGCAGAATCCGCCTGCCTTTGGAGCGATGGTGAGAACCGAGAAGAGCCTCTCTCTGCCCCATCACTATGTAGCTGGAAGCTGTTTCTCCATGGACGTGGTGTCCAGAAATACTGGGGATGAGCAGGGAGTGCTCCCCAGGACTGGAACCGTACTCGTCCGAGGACCCATAGTCACTTGGAGAGCCTGAAACAGAAACTCTTTGAGAAACACGAGGATAGGAGCAGATAGTCATGCCCCCCACAGCAGCCCCCACGAGGCCACACTCTGATCCATGACCAGAGCTGGAGGACAGGCTTGGGGCTGGAGACGGAGCAGGGTTGGGTGTGTATCGCGCAAGGCTGAGGGTGATCTTAGCAGGAGTTGGGGCTCTTGTCGGTTTGGGCCTCAGTGTTGGCGTTGTTGAACAGGATCCGTTTAGACTTGGGCTGGAGCTGGCCCATGTGCCTCTGGCACTAGCGCCGCTTTCTTCCGACCTGGCTCCTATACTGGCTGTCCGTGCTCTTGGGAAGCCGTGGCGTAATGTCGGTGATGTACTCGTGCTGCTTCCTCCAGTTCCAGGAGTCTCCGTGCGCGCTCGCCTGGAGAAGCCCACCTGGCTCGGGGGCAGGTTTGGATGATGACGCCGACTCGGGACGCTGATTGGATTTGAAGAAGTCCCGCCTCCGCAAGACGTCCCCACAGACTGAGACTTACTGCGCTGACGAAACTCCTCACTTAAGGCCTTCATGGCCTCCAGTAGAGTCTCGTGCATGTTTTGAGCCACCACAGAATCATCCACTTGCATCCAAAATTCTCCAGGACCAGTGATAGCAGAGCGTCCTACTTCAATGAAGAAGAAGTTCTCCGAATGGCCACACCGGCGAACATTCATCAACTGCAAAACAACGGCGGCCACATCCGAGTTGAGTTTGACAAAGTTGACTGTCTTATCGGTTAGGCACAGCCGGTAGATGCCCACTAGGTTCCTGGCGTGTCCCAGACCTTTAGGCCAGACCTTAACTTGCCATACTTCTTTAAAAGTTGGAACAGGAGATGGAGAGCTACACTCTCCACTACTGCCGTAGTCTTCAGGAGTTTTACCtgggacaaaaccaaaaaacataaataaatagttatagaaaataaactgattaaaaacaaacaaataaaatccaaatgaaCTAAAGTATAAGGAAATACTGGTGTATACGTGCAAGAGTGTTTTCTCTATGTGACATGATTTCATTGAAATGACTTTACAGCTTCTGCAGGTCAtaatgcattatttaaaaacagcttaactgtgaaaaatcaccttttttttctcacaaaaataacaaaaacactgCTCTGCTGCCATTCTCCTGTTAGGTTATCACAGCTTTAATGTGACTAAGCAGCGTCTGAGTGTCCACCCATAATGTAAAATGTAATTGTGTTTCATAGTGGTTAAGCTGTGGTCTTCACAAAATGGGGAGTGTGTATTATTCCAGTGCGCATCTCGTTAGGGttcacaacaacacattagagCCGGGCAAGCCCATCAGTCTGAACGAGGCGAGGGGgaaaggggtggggggcatcataagatttttaaaaaaaatgtaaacatacgATTGAGCtagagcaaaaaataaataaata
The DNA window shown above is from Oryzias latipes chromosome 14, ASM223467v1 and carries:
- the LOC101165750 gene encoding insulin receptor substrate 1-B, which produces MENQAGEPQNYEDVQKSGYLRKHKSMHRRFFVLRSASELGPARLEYYENEKKFRSKSPVPKKVLNLDTCFNINKRADSKNKHMIVLYTRSESFAIAADSEEVQNEWYQAMLDLQCNCKTPEDYGSSGECSSPSPVPTFKEVWQVKVWPKGLGHARNLVGIYRLCLTDKTVNFVKLNSDVAAVVLQLMNVRRCGHSENFFFIEVGRSAITGPGEFWMQVDDSVVAQNMHETLLEAMKALSEEFRQRSKSQSVGTSCGGGTSSNPISVPSRRHHPNLPPSQVGFSRRARTETPGTGGSSTSTSPTLRHGFPRARTASIGARSEESGASARGTWASSSPSLNGSCSTTPTLRPKPTRAPTPAKITLSLARYTPNPAPSPAPSLSSSSGHGSECGLVGAAVGGMTICSYPRVSQRVSVSGSPSDYGSSDEYGSSPGEHSLLIPSISGHHVHGETASSYIVMGQREALLGSHHRSKGRRILRRSSSRESEAERRLLSKRASLPMASHERLTPHRKEEDDEDDEEYAIMSQNTHREQGGLHQGSGSLAGRGGQLDAGRGGGKRAGKSRSGVDTGLVDSGYMSMLPGVTSPPVLLSLSIGVSDSSAKPGADDEYMAMTPNSSVSPPQHIHQPSSEGYMVMSPNSSSSTDLYRLGMWDCRASIESRNVGDYINVSPLSSRSACSTPPSHPEQHQLQPKMLNSYFSLPRAYQHALYTRFEDDLSTAEGKQDVSGHENIGVGGGAGYSKKNKTSVGSAGGCQLSMSSSSFSSSSASSESLEDRSISAGRGLSLIRAGAEYKSAGTSTKEGRHHQKRGSSSKSPKQQRKGRPLSISLDITKANTLPRVKENLLPSASQAVGEYVSIVFKEDSKSDAGRCAGSQHGEPVIHATLRPVNKPLFCPANLPRSFSAPISTSPEYVSMDLRKPSLPQTCIRSTCSTHQGSPPTVAPQARHEHSTPSPLAAKASARFRTKMPTDVPTHFMDSKCADPSISIGPAILPNQSLKMEPETSLGFSPVKSFQSPDRSSRLVRDDQQGHPSETFKSTSSIIHHPPSSTSLFPEGSQPVGHRQGLDCSLWENGQSATPPPQASTSSAEQGLNYIDLDLVMKESPQAGVECSSPVYNMGGGAMGSSAGSGLNTYASIDFYKSEELRASQNNRKDGQDC